Proteins from a single region of Cytophagaceae bacterium:
- the dnaN gene encoding DNA polymerase III subunit beta codes for MKLVVSSSELVKNLSNISGVIAPNPLVPILENFLFELEKSSLTITASDMQTVMVSEVTVDSSDTVSVAIPAKLLMDTLRSLPDQPITINISKDTFGVEITTSNGRFKIAGENPLDFPKAPQVNRNFNIELDSHTLASAINNTLFATSTDDLRPAMTGVFVDIQEDSTTFVATDGHRLIRYRREDIKSATPTTMILPRKALNLIKSSLPSENVPVVTEFSNSNAFFSFGNIKLICRLIDERYPDYENVIPKANPNKMTIERSKFLSSLKRIAIFSNKTTHQIRLKIAATELTISAEDLDYSNEAVEKIDCEFVGEDMEIGFNAKFLAEMLSNLGSSTVTLELSMPNRAGLIIPADKEENEDILMLVMPVMLNSYS; via the coding sequence ATGAAATTAGTTGTTTCGTCGTCAGAACTTGTAAAAAACCTTTCAAATATAAGTGGGGTGATTGCCCCCAACCCGTTGGTCCCCATACTCGAAAATTTCCTTTTCGAACTTGAAAAATCTTCACTGACTATCACTGCTTCTGACATGCAGACAGTTATGGTTTCTGAGGTTACCGTTGATTCTTCTGATACAGTTTCGGTGGCTATCCCTGCCAAACTTTTGATGGACACACTCCGCAGTTTGCCAGATCAGCCAATTACTATCAATATCAGCAAAGATACTTTTGGTGTAGAAATAACCACCAGCAACGGTCGCTTCAAAATTGCCGGTGAAAATCCTTTGGACTTCCCGAAGGCACCACAGGTAAACCGTAATTTCAATATTGAGCTGGACTCACATACATTGGCCTCAGCCATTAATAATACGCTTTTTGCCACCAGTACCGACGACCTCCGTCCGGCTATGACAGGTGTGTTTGTTGATATTCAGGAAGATAGCACCACTTTTGTAGCTACTGACGGTCACAGGTTGATCCGTTATCGCAGAGAAGATATTAAGTCGGCCACGCCCACTACCATGATTCTTCCTCGTAAAGCTCTTAACCTTATCAAGTCGTCGTTGCCTTCTGAGAATGTGCCTGTGGTGACTGAATTCAGCAATTCCAACGCCTTTTTTAGCTTTGGAAATATCAAATTGATTTGCCGTCTGATTGACGAAAGATATCCGGATTACGAAAACGTTATTCCGAAGGCCAATCCTAACAAGATGACGATAGAAAGATCGAAGTTCCTGAGTTCGCTGAAAAGGATTGCGATTTTCTCTAATAAAACAACTCATCAGATCAGACTAAAAATTGCTGCCACTGAGTTGACTATCTCTGCTGAGGATTTGGATTATTCTAACGAGGCCGTAGAAAAAATTGACTGTGAGTTTGTTGGAGAAGATATGGAGATAGGCTTCAACGCCAAGTTTTTGGCTGAAATGTTGAGCAATCTGGGCTCTTCCACCGTTACGCTTGAGCTCTCGATGCCTAACCGTGCCGGTTTGATTATCCCTGCCGACAAAGAAGAAAACGAAGACATCCTGATGCTCGTGATGCCTGTGATGTTGAATTCTTATTCTTAA
- a CDS encoding phosphatidylserine decarboxylase family protein: MTLHKEGTGTLLVSTITLALVFSLVKYFTPGQNVVHTLLFVVCLVLFLIVLQFFRKPTRKTSINPKHIIAPADGKVVVIEEVVETEYFKGPRKQISIFMSPFNVHINFNPLSGVIAYFKYHPGKYLVAWHPKSSTENERTTVVTRHENGTEVLFRQIAGAMARRIVWYVSEGQKVTQGEEFGFIKFGSRIDIFLPLDAKILVNLEDKTRGGEMVIAELV; encoded by the coding sequence ATGACATTACATAAAGAAGGTACTGGAACACTGTTGGTTTCGACCATTACGCTTGCTCTGGTGTTTAGTCTTGTTAAGTACTTTACCCCGGGTCAGAACGTGGTTCACACCTTATTATTTGTGGTTTGCCTCGTTTTATTTTTAATTGTACTGCAATTTTTTCGCAAACCTACTAGAAAAACCTCAATAAACCCAAAGCACATCATCGCACCGGCTGACGGCAAGGTAGTGGTGATTGAAGAGGTGGTTGAAACCGAATATTTTAAAGGCCCCAGAAAGCAGATTTCAATATTCATGTCTCCTTTCAATGTACACATCAACTTTAACCCCCTTTCGGGTGTGATTGCTTATTTCAAATATCATCCTGGCAAATATCTGGTAGCCTGGCACCCCAAAAGCAGCACCGAAAACGAACGCACCACTGTAGTGACCCGCCACGAAAACGGCACCGAAGTACTCTTCCGCCAAATAGCCGGAGCCATGGCCCGTAGGATAGTATGGTATGTATCAGAAGGTCAGAAAGTTACACAGGGCGAGGAGTTTGGATTTATCAAATTTGGCTCAAGGATTGATATTTTCTTGCCATTGGATGCCAAAATCCTGGTAAATCTTGAAGATAAGACCCGTGGTGGCGAGATGGTGATTGCCGAGCTGGTGTAA